One window from the genome of Cryobacterium sp. GrIS_2_6 encodes:
- a CDS encoding branched-chain amino acid ABC transporter permease codes for MNEFLTTLTAIAASAFSPSTAALAIAAIGLNIHFGYTGLLNMGQAGFMLVGAYAFAISIVAGIPLFPAVLIALVAAAVFALILGVPTLKLRGDYLAIVTISAAEIVRMIGRSSLLTDITGGSNGLTGQSYRGPFTDLSFLGDGQTTLGPFTYDNTGSNGWWIRLVAWSIVGILCLFVFLLMRSPWGRVLRGIREDEDAIRSLGKNVYSYKMQALILGGTIGALGGIIYVLPASVQADSMGRSMTFFVWTALLLGGAATVFGPVLGSIIFFALRLFVQGVAGQFVPDSIMNGQQAEQFSWILIGVVLMLVVIFRPQGVLGNKKELSFNVN; via the coding sequence GTGAATGAATTTCTGACGACCCTGACGGCGATTGCCGCCTCCGCCTTCTCACCATCGACGGCAGCACTCGCCATCGCCGCCATCGGACTCAACATCCACTTCGGCTACACCGGCCTGCTCAACATGGGCCAAGCCGGGTTCATGCTCGTCGGCGCATACGCCTTCGCCATCTCCATCGTCGCGGGGATCCCACTGTTCCCGGCCGTGCTGATCGCACTCGTCGCCGCGGCGGTATTCGCACTCATCCTCGGCGTTCCGACGCTGAAGCTGCGCGGTGACTACCTCGCGATCGTCACGATCTCGGCCGCAGAGATCGTGCGGATGATCGGGCGCTCGTCGCTCCTCACCGACATCACCGGCGGCTCGAACGGTCTCACCGGTCAGAGCTACCGCGGCCCGTTCACCGACCTCTCCTTCCTCGGCGACGGCCAGACCACCCTCGGCCCGTTCACCTACGACAACACCGGCTCCAACGGCTGGTGGATCCGCCTGGTGGCGTGGTCCATCGTCGGGATCCTCTGCCTCTTCGTGTTCCTGCTGATGCGGAGCCCCTGGGGTCGCGTGCTCCGCGGCATCCGGGAAGACGAGGATGCGATCCGCAGCCTCGGCAAGAACGTCTACAGCTACAAGATGCAGGCGCTCATCCTCGGCGGCACCATCGGAGCGCTCGGCGGCATCATCTACGTGCTGCCGGCATCCGTTCAAGCGGACAGCATGGGACGCTCGATGACGTTCTTCGTGTGGACCGCACTGCTGCTCGGCGGCGCCGCGACCGTGTTCGGGCCCGTGCTCGGCTCGATCATCTTCTTCGCCCTGCGCCTGTTCGTGCAGGGCGTCGCCGGCCAGTTCGTGCCGGACAGCATCATGAACGGCCAGCAGGCGGAACAGTTCTCCTGGATCCTGATCGGTGTGGTGCTCATGCTCGTGGTGATCTTCAGACCCCAGGGTGTACTCGGTAACAAGAAGGAGCTGAGCTTCAATGTCAACTGA
- a CDS encoding branched-chain amino acid ABC transporter permease → MQRTRTAGLLSSRRMLAGLLLIGVASLGLMGLGATSASAATAVPTTACVADATTGCIQGTIKQGNGDPAVGVRLTVTNGDTTENLVTDAAGKWGVAITVAGPSTVTLDATSLPSGNTLDPSIANPATVNGGLGRNAGTIFKLVSGESTGISTSAPSTGDSATSGSVTWERFLQQAASGIRLGLLLALASVGLSLIYGTTGLSNFAHGEQVTLGGLLAFVLANQLGLNLFLAAFLTVAVCAATGYFQDALIWKPLRKRGLPNTQLMIVTIGLSIALQYAFQFFIGAKTVRIDKANPVTVEIGPITLSVQSLWAMGIAVAVIILVGLFLLRSRIGRATRAVSDNPSLAAASGIDVDAIIRLVWTASAGLAGLAGVMLGLVLNGVNWQTGLQLLLLMFAAVTLGGLGTAFGALAGAMIIGMVVELTNLVLPGDFKYATALLILILVLLVRPQGIFGRRERIG, encoded by the coding sequence ATGCAGCGAACGCGTACGGCAGGCCTCCTGTCGTCCCGGCGGATGCTCGCCGGTCTCCTGCTCATCGGAGTCGCCAGTCTGGGCCTGATGGGCCTCGGCGCGACGAGTGCATCCGCGGCGACGGCCGTCCCGACAACGGCATGTGTGGCCGATGCCACCACAGGCTGCATCCAGGGCACGATCAAGCAGGGCAACGGCGACCCCGCCGTCGGCGTGAGGCTCACGGTCACGAACGGTGACACGACCGAGAACCTCGTGACGGATGCCGCGGGCAAGTGGGGCGTGGCCATCACGGTCGCAGGTCCATCCACCGTCACCCTCGACGCCACGAGCCTGCCGAGCGGGAACACTCTCGACCCGAGCATCGCCAACCCGGCAACCGTCAACGGCGGTCTGGGTCGCAACGCCGGCACCATCTTCAAGCTGGTCAGCGGGGAAAGCACCGGCATCTCGACCTCTGCCCCTTCGACGGGTGACTCCGCGACGAGCGGCTCCGTCACGTGGGAGCGCTTCCTCCAGCAGGCCGCGTCGGGCATCCGCCTCGGGTTGCTGCTCGCCCTCGCCTCCGTCGGCCTCTCGCTGATCTACGGGACGACCGGGCTGAGCAACTTCGCCCACGGCGAGCAGGTGACCCTCGGCGGCCTGCTGGCATTCGTGCTCGCCAACCAGCTCGGTCTCAACCTCTTCCTCGCCGCCTTCCTCACCGTCGCGGTCTGCGCGGCGACCGGATACTTCCAGGACGCGCTGATCTGGAAGCCACTGCGCAAGCGCGGCCTGCCGAACACCCAGCTGATGATCGTGACCATCGGGCTCTCGATCGCGCTGCAGTACGCGTTCCAGTTCTTCATCGGGGCCAAGACCGTCCGGATCGACAAGGCCAACCCGGTCACCGTCGAAATCGGCCCGATCACCCTCTCTGTGCAGTCGCTCTGGGCGATGGGCATCGCCGTTGCGGTCATCATCCTCGTCGGGCTGTTCCTGCTCCGGTCCCGGATCGGCCGGGCCACCCGCGCTGTTTCGGACAACCCCTCGCTCGCCGCGGCCTCAGGGATCGACGTCGACGCCATCATCCGCCTGGTCTGGACGGCCTCCGCCGGACTCGCCGGACTCGCAGGAGTGATGCTCGGCCTCGTGCTCAACGGCGTGAACTGGCAGACCGGCCTGCAGCTGCTGCTGCTGATGTTCGCCGCGGTCACCCTCGGCGGCCTCGGCACCGCGTTCGGCGCCCTCGCCGGCGCGATGATCATCGGCATGGTCGTCGAGCTCACGAACCTCGTGCTCCCCGGCGACTTCAAGTACGCCACGGCACTGCTCATTCTCATCCTCGTCCTGCTCGTCAGGCCACAAGGCATTTTCGGGCGCCGAGAGCGCATCGGTTAG
- a CDS encoding ABC transporter ATP-binding protein → MVVPTGSPAPVLQATDLVAGYVPGVNILNGCNLDVYPGELIGIIGPNGAGKSTLLKALFGLVSVRSGSVTLKGEDITGFKANRLVQAGVGFVPQNNNVFPSLTIEENLQMGLYLRPKLLVERLDAIFDLFPALADRRTQRAGSLSGGERQSVAMARALMMDPSVLLLDEPSAGLSPVRQDETFIRTRRINKTGVTIVMVEQNARRCLQICDRGYVLDQGRNAYTGTGRELADDPKVIELYLGTLAKDVDAEKDEKPVSIA, encoded by the coding sequence ATGGTTGTACCCACAGGCTCTCCCGCTCCGGTCCTGCAGGCGACGGATCTCGTCGCCGGCTATGTTCCCGGGGTCAATATCCTCAACGGCTGCAACCTGGATGTCTACCCCGGTGAGCTCATCGGAATCATCGGTCCGAACGGCGCGGGCAAGTCCACGCTGCTCAAGGCACTGTTCGGACTGGTGTCCGTCCGCAGCGGCAGCGTCACGCTCAAGGGCGAAGACATCACCGGTTTCAAGGCGAACCGCCTCGTGCAGGCCGGCGTCGGCTTCGTCCCCCAGAACAACAACGTGTTCCCCTCCCTCACGATCGAGGAGAACCTGCAGATGGGCCTCTACCTGCGGCCCAAGCTGCTCGTCGAGCGTCTCGACGCGATCTTCGACCTGTTCCCCGCCCTCGCCGACCGCCGCACCCAGCGCGCCGGTTCGCTCTCCGGTGGTGAACGCCAGTCGGTCGCGATGGCGCGTGCGCTCATGATGGACCCGTCCGTGCTGCTCCTCGACGAACCGTCCGCCGGCCTGTCCCCTGTGCGTCAGGACGAGACCTTCATCCGCACCCGCCGCATCAACAAGACCGGCGTGACGATCGTGATGGTCGAGCAGAACGCGCGCCGGTGCCTGCAGATCTGCGACCGCGGTTACGTGCTCGACCAGGGCCGCAACGCCTACACAGGCACCGGCCGCGAGCTCGCCGACGACCCCAAGGTCATCGAGCTCTACCTCGGCACCCTCGCCAAGGACGTTGACGCCGAGAAGGACGAGAAGCCCGTCAGCATCGCCTGA
- a CDS encoding aminotransferase class I/II-fold pyridoxal phosphate-dependent enzyme, whose product MAGVPDDVLPLFVAELDYPLAEPIRDALFEAVRRSDTGYAASAEPLAEAFAAFAARRWGWPVDPRQVVVTNEVGSAVVEVLRMILEPGDEVVITPPVYPAFFDLVPAAGGRVVDVLLLHGQTGWTLDLDDLEAALRDGGLRLDGVLAALEANRGLLAGLLDAHLGGVGYEQPRAGYLAWLDLRSLGWGDDPAAVALERAKVALLPGLLFGTPGAGFARLNFGCSPEVLSEAVSRIAALT is encoded by the coding sequence GTGGCGGGCGTTCCCGACGACGTGCTCCCTCTTTTCGTCGCCGAACTCGACTACCCGCTCGCCGAGCCGATCAGGGACGCCTTGTTCGAGGCCGTGCGCCGGAGCGACACCGGCTACGCCGCATCCGCTGAGCCGCTCGCCGAGGCGTTCGCCGCCTTCGCCGCGCGCCGCTGGGGCTGGCCGGTCGACCCCCGGCAGGTCGTCGTGACGAACGAAGTGGGCTCGGCCGTCGTCGAGGTGCTGCGGATGATCCTCGAGCCGGGCGACGAGGTCGTGATCACTCCCCCGGTCTACCCGGCGTTCTTCGACCTCGTGCCCGCGGCGGGCGGCCGGGTCGTCGATGTTCTGCTCCTGCACGGCCAGACCGGCTGGACGCTCGACCTCGACGACCTCGAAGCCGCGCTCCGCGACGGCGGCCTGCGGCTCGACGGCGTGCTCGCCGCGCTCGAGGCGAACCGGGGACTGCTGGCCGGGCTCCTCGACGCGCATCTCGGCGGGGTCGGCTACGAGCAGCCGCGCGCGGGCTATCTGGCCTGGCTGGACCTGCGCTCGCTCGGCTGGGGCGATGATCCGGCGGCGGTCGCCCTCGAGCGTGCGAAGGTCGCGCTGCTGCCCGGGTTGCTCTTCGGCACTCCCGGCGCCGGTTTCGCCCGGCTCAACTTCGGCTGCTCACCCGAGGTGCTCAGCGAGGCAGTCTCGCGGATCGCCGCGCTAACCTGA
- a CDS encoding ABC transporter ATP-binding protein: MSTDLGVTAAPTAAAAAATASVAAVSPLPGVPKPDPILVVDNIVRQFGGMTAVNVPHLEVQRGIITALIGPNGAGKTTFFNLITGFDKPSSAPRLIGGPKSDHAARSMFNGRSVNNMGAAKVAQRGMVRTFQLTKALSRLTVLENMLLGAKDQPGENLFAAVIKPLWAAREREITAQAEDLLQRFKLLEKKNDMAGSLSGGQKKLLEMARALMSEPTMIMLDEPMAGVNPALTQSLLGHIKSLRDEGMTVLFVEHDMHMVRHISDWVVVMAEGKVVAEGPSATVMDDQAVIDAYLGAHHDTDLGDDSLLTDEVAEELAKEVELENRTEGDA; encoded by the coding sequence ATGTCAACTGATCTCGGAGTCACCGCCGCCCCGACAGCTGCTGCTGCCGCCGCCACCGCGAGCGTCGCCGCCGTCTCCCCCCTCCCCGGCGTCCCCAAGCCCGACCCGATCCTGGTCGTCGACAACATCGTGCGCCAGTTCGGCGGCATGACCGCCGTCAACGTGCCGCACCTCGAGGTGCAGCGCGGAATCATCACGGCCCTGATCGGCCCGAACGGCGCGGGCAAGACCACGTTCTTCAACCTGATCACGGGCTTCGACAAGCCGAGCTCCGCCCCGCGCCTCATCGGCGGGCCGAAGTCCGACCACGCCGCCCGCTCGATGTTCAACGGGCGTTCGGTCAACAACATGGGTGCAGCGAAGGTCGCCCAGCGCGGCATGGTGCGCACCTTCCAGCTCACCAAGGCGCTCAGCAGGCTCACCGTGCTCGAGAACATGCTCCTCGGCGCGAAGGACCAGCCCGGCGAAAACCTCTTCGCCGCGGTGATCAAGCCGCTCTGGGCGGCGCGCGAACGGGAGATCACGGCGCAGGCCGAGGACCTCCTGCAGCGCTTCAAGCTTCTCGAGAAGAAGAACGACATGGCCGGGAGCCTCTCCGGCGGCCAGAAGAAGCTCCTCGAGATGGCGCGGGCACTCATGAGCGAACCGACCATGATCATGCTCGATGAGCCGATGGCCGGGGTCAACCCCGCACTCACCCAGTCGCTGCTCGGGCACATCAAGTCACTCCGCGACGAGGGCATGACCGTCCTGTTCGTCGAGCACGACATGCACATGGTGCGGCACATCTCCGACTGGGTCGTCGTGATGGCCGAGGGCAAGGTTGTTGCGGAGGGCCCGTCGGCCACCGTCATGGACGACCAGGCCGTGATCGACGCCTACCTCGGCGCGCACCACGACACCGACCTCGGCGATGACTCGCTCCTCACGGACGAAGTCGCGGAGGAACTGGCCAAAGAGGTCGAACTCGAAAACCGCACGGAAGGCGACGCGTAG
- the guaB gene encoding IMP dehydrogenase, with protein MDQPDPFGFTGLTYDDVLLLPGHTDVIPSEAVTMSRLTRRISVATPLLSSAMDTVTETRMAIAMAREGGLGVLHRNLSIADQAEQVDLVKRSESGMITNPVTTSPEATVADVDALCRQFRISGLPVVDGDGVLVGIITNRDMRFVTATQKHTMRVREVMTRMPLITGKVGMAPMDAVAIFATHKIEKLPLVDDAGRLTGLITVKDFDKSEEYPHATKDDAGRLRVGAAIGFFGDAWQRATALLDAGVDVLVVDTANGDSAGVLEIIRRLKTDPAFAAVDVIGGNVATRSGAQALIDAGADAIKVGVGPGSICTTRIVAGVGVPQITAVYQASLAARETGIPVIADGGLQYSGDIAKALVAGADTVMLGSLLAGCDESPGELVFVNGKQFKTYRGMGSLGALQTRGSKTSYSKDRYFQSDVPSDDKLIPEGIEGQVPYRGPVSAVAYQLIGGLRQSMFYVGARTIDELKQKGKFVRITSAGLKESHPHDVQIVVEAPNYRR; from the coding sequence ATGGATCAGCCAGATCCGTTCGGTTTTACCGGGCTTACCTACGACGACGTCCTGCTCCTGCCAGGCCACACCGACGTCATTCCCAGTGAAGCAGTGACAATGTCGCGGTTGACCCGAAGAATCAGCGTCGCGACGCCCCTGCTTTCGAGCGCCATGGATACGGTCACCGAAACCAGGATGGCCATCGCCATGGCCCGCGAAGGGGGGCTCGGTGTCCTGCACCGCAACCTGTCGATCGCGGACCAGGCCGAACAGGTCGATCTCGTCAAACGCAGCGAATCCGGGATGATTACCAATCCGGTAACAACTTCGCCGGAGGCCACCGTCGCGGACGTCGACGCCCTCTGCCGGCAGTTCCGGATCAGCGGACTCCCCGTCGTCGATGGAGACGGCGTGCTCGTCGGCATCATCACGAACCGCGATATGCGCTTCGTCACGGCCACCCAGAAGCACACGATGCGGGTGCGCGAGGTGATGACGCGGATGCCGCTCATTACCGGCAAGGTCGGCATGGCGCCGATGGACGCGGTGGCCATCTTCGCCACCCACAAGATCGAGAAGCTTCCCCTCGTCGACGACGCCGGCCGGCTCACCGGCCTGATCACCGTCAAGGACTTCGACAAGAGCGAGGAATACCCGCACGCGACGAAGGACGACGCCGGTCGGCTGCGCGTCGGCGCGGCCATCGGCTTCTTCGGCGACGCGTGGCAGCGCGCGACCGCGCTGCTCGACGCGGGGGTCGACGTGCTCGTCGTCGACACCGCCAACGGCGACAGCGCCGGCGTGCTCGAGATCATCCGCCGCCTCAAGACCGACCCCGCCTTCGCCGCCGTGGACGTCATCGGCGGCAACGTCGCCACCAGGAGCGGCGCCCAGGCGCTCATCGACGCGGGCGCGGACGCGATCAAGGTCGGCGTCGGCCCGGGCTCCATCTGCACGACCCGCATCGTCGCCGGCGTCGGCGTCCCCCAGATCACGGCGGTCTACCAGGCCTCCCTCGCCGCGCGTGAGACCGGGATCCCTGTCATCGCCGACGGCGGACTGCAGTACTCCGGTGACATCGCCAAGGCGCTCGTCGCCGGCGCGGACACCGTCATGCTCGGCTCGCTCCTCGCCGGCTGCGACGAGAGCCCGGGAGAACTCGTCTTCGTCAACGGCAAGCAGTTCAAGACTTACCGCGGCATGGGCTCGCTCGGCGCGCTGCAGACCCGCGGTAGCAAGACCTCATATTCGAAGGACCGCTACTTCCAGTCGGACGTCCCCTCCGACGACAAGCTCATCCCCGAGGGCATCGAGGGGCAGGTTCCGTACCGCGGTCCGGTATCCGCCGTCGCGTACCAGCTCATCGGCGGCCTCCGCCAGTCGATGTTCTACGTCGGCGCGCGCACGATCGACGAGCTCAAGCAGAAGGGCAAGTTCGTGCGGATCACCTCCGCCGGGCTCAAGGAGTCGCACCCGCACGACGTGCAGATCGTGGTCGAGGCCCCGAACTACCGCCGCTGA